The Mucilaginibacter terrenus genome has a segment encoding these proteins:
- a CDS encoding nuclear transport factor 2 family protein: MKKLTTIFLGLALLLTTTLVNAKPVSTNENLTAIHAINTYVDAITRGKVQGLNDVLDQSVKFSMLRGKTMLSFDKKQMIDFLKQGRNVELACTTNTEVVERNADVAVVKVDMKFENFTRSNYVTIANTPSGWKITNVHSVFNK; encoded by the coding sequence ATGAAAAAATTAACCACCATCTTTTTAGGCTTAGCTTTACTGTTAACTACCACCTTAGTAAATGCAAAACCGGTTTCGACAAACGAAAATTTAACCGCCATACACGCCATCAATACTTATGTTGATGCAATTACCCGCGGCAAAGTACAAGGCCTTAACGATGTGCTCGATCAATCGGTAAAGTTCAGTATGCTGCGTGGCAAGACCATGCTTAGTTTTGATAAGAAACAGATGATTGACTTCCTGAAACAAGGCAGGAATGTAGAATTAGCCTGCACCACCAACACCGAAGTTGTTGAACGCAACGCCGACGTAGCTGTGGTAAAAGTAGATATGAAGTTTGAGAACTTCACCCGCAGCAACTATGTAACTATTGCCAACACTCCATCAGGCTGGAAGATCACCAACGTTCACAGCGTTTTTAATAAATAA
- a CDS encoding GDSL-type esterase/lipase family protein, translating to MKLRLLIFFVLTATALTSRAQQGFPFDNEIREFKHQDSLKFPPKNGILFIGSSSIRKWTDLEQRFSNKPIIRRGVGGCTLEQLVDYYTPYILFPYHPKKVFIYAGENDIAAGKSGAFVAAQFEKLWTMLASKLPKTDVYFMAVKPSPSRAKYFDEVKTANTRIKAFLNGKANGHYIDVATVILNPATMQPDSSLFESDLLHLNKTGYDKWQAVLQPYVK from the coding sequence TTTTAACCGCAACAGCGCTTACAAGCCGTGCTCAACAAGGCTTTCCGTTTGATAATGAGATAAGGGAATTTAAACACCAGGATAGCTTAAAGTTTCCGCCTAAGAACGGCATCCTTTTCATAGGAAGTTCGTCTATTCGCAAATGGACAGATCTGGAGCAGCGCTTTAGTAACAAACCTATTATACGCCGTGGCGTTGGGGGCTGTACCCTGGAACAACTGGTAGACTATTATACACCTTATATCCTGTTTCCTTATCATCCTAAAAAGGTATTTATCTACGCCGGAGAGAATGACATTGCAGCGGGTAAATCGGGTGCGTTTGTAGCTGCACAATTTGAAAAATTGTGGACTATGCTGGCAAGTAAGTTGCCCAAAACGGATGTATACTTTATGGCAGTAAAGCCAAGCCCAAGTCGCGCTAAATATTTTGATGAAGTGAAAACGGCTAATACCCGCATTAAAGCCTTTTTAAACGGCAAGGCAAACGGGCATTATATTGATGTAGCTACGGTGATATTGAATCCTGCTACTATGCAGCCGGATTCCTCACTGTTTGAGAGTGACTTGCTGCACCTGAATAAAACCGGGTATGACAAATGGCAGGCAGTGCTGCAGCCGTATGTGAAATAA